A region from the Halomarina litorea genome encodes:
- a CDS encoding rubrerythrin-like domain-containing protein encodes MHNVDPYHAEQSYYECVTCGDRKSSAEHVGRCPECGGAVRNIAIARE; translated from the coding sequence ATGCACAACGTTGACCCGTACCACGCGGAACAGTCCTACTACGAGTGCGTCACCTGTGGCGACCGGAAGTCGTCGGCCGAACACGTCGGCCGCTGTCCGGAGTGCGGCGGCGCGGTCCGGAACATCGCCATCGCGCGGGAGTGA
- a CDS encoding OsmC family protein, translating into MADIETTTTSEEGYTSVSRVGDFELTVDATGEEGPSPNEVLAADYASCFIPAFRVGGNKEGHEDLGKISVEVEADLNDDDDLSAIRFVMHVGADLSDDEFDAIVDRAEDICHVHAALREDLHADITVHGGQF; encoded by the coding sequence ATGGCAGACATCGAGACCACCACCACGTCCGAGGAGGGCTACACGAGCGTCAGCCGCGTCGGCGACTTCGAACTGACCGTCGACGCCACCGGCGAGGAGGGTCCCTCGCCGAACGAGGTACTGGCCGCCGACTACGCCTCCTGTTTCATCCCCGCGTTCCGCGTCGGCGGGAACAAGGAGGGCCACGAGGACCTCGGCAAGATTTCGGTCGAAGTCGAGGCCGACCTGAACGACGACGACGACCTCTCCGCGATTCGCTTCGTCATGCACGTCGGGGCCGACCTGAGCGACGACGAGTTCGACGCCATCGTCGACCGCGCCGAGGACATCTGTCACGTCCACGCGGCGCTCCGCGAGGACCTCCACGCCGACATCACGGTCCACGGCGGCCAGTTCTGA
- a CDS encoding class I SAM-dependent methyltransferase, whose protein sequence is MGFHTYDPSRADNLEDPTRYQYLSVDELLALFDPQGTVADLGSGTGFYTDHVAPYAETVHAVDVQDEMHEYYREKGAPDNVEFVVAEIADLPFADDQLDGAFSTMTYHEFASDEALGELARVLRPDALLGIADWTRNGEGGEGPPTDERYALQDAMDALTDAGFTVEHASERRETFVLRARR, encoded by the coding sequence GTGGGATTTCACACGTACGACCCATCCCGGGCCGACAACCTGGAGGACCCGACGCGCTACCAGTACCTCTCGGTGGACGAACTGCTCGCCCTGTTCGACCCGCAGGGTACCGTCGCCGACCTCGGGAGCGGAACGGGGTTCTACACCGACCACGTCGCCCCCTACGCCGAGACGGTCCACGCCGTGGACGTGCAAGACGAGATGCACGAGTACTACCGCGAGAAGGGCGCTCCCGACAACGTGGAGTTCGTCGTCGCGGAGATCGCGGACCTCCCGTTCGCCGACGACCAGTTGGACGGCGCGTTCTCGACGATGACCTATCACGAGTTCGCGAGCGACGAGGCACTGGGGGAACTCGCCCGCGTCCTGCGACCCGACGCACTCCTCGGCATCGCGGACTGGACCCGAAACGGCGAGGGCGGCGAGGGGCCGCCGACGGACGAACGCTACGCGCTACAGGACGCGATGGACGCCCTCACGGACGCGGGGTTCACCGTCGAACACGCCAGCGAGCGCCGCGAGACGTTCGTCCTCCGCGCGCGCCGATAA
- a CDS encoding oligosaccharyl transferase, archaeosortase A system-associated: MSQPTEREDRLAFDTDALLDRAREWYHVPLLALLFVFMLWNRVRTWENYTRGGDILFSGNDAWYHFRQTSFTVSNWPFTMNFDPWTFFPYGTAPGQFGTLFDQLIATVALVLGLVMPQEQATAFALLFAPAVFGTLVAVPAYFLAKRFGGRAGGVVAVTVLALTPGAFLFRGLVGWSDHHIAEVFFQVLAMLGVMVAVTAAEREKPVFEQLSSREFSTLRRPLGFAALAGVAIALYIWVWPPGIFVVSVLGLFFLAHLIVTFLKGHSPEHVAIVGVVMFLVAGVFSAVRITKFEFTATDFSLLQPTLFVLLAGGLAVMAALARRVEGRDDATTVYVGGILGAIALGTLLFAVVLPDTFSFFVDQSLRIYGLDANAKVRTVNEAQPIPLGRASSYFFGSYGLAFFAAVVGGLVLLGRYLLDDDPRGEALLLVLWGAMMVLATLTQNRFGYYLAVPVGALTAYVVAQVVALADLDTVGSLSDLDASQVMTIAVIVLIVFAPFVAVTGPLFPQSGGVEPGAISLQSVERAENNGPGEVTAWQGSLQWLSENTPKEGQYANPDGEAMPYYENFGQTDDYDYPEGAYGVMAWWDYGHFITVEGQRIPDANPFQQGATRAANFLLGQNESQANEYMTVDNGSSRYVMVDWKLADPRSGKYTAPASFDTIGVSSADLLSARIYTQRSTTEAPRTAQLVRSQDHYESMRVRLYRFHGSAAGPTLPNGKVLVVDWETRQFTVGSQTTQPLAAVPSDGQVYKTFDSLAAAEEYVQNDSTSQIGGLPGIPAEQVEALEHYRLVHASDATAGGVGQWVKTFERVDGATVEGTGPANTTVTARVQLRIPGPGQNFTYVQQAQTDAQGQFTMTLPYSTTGYDEWGTEEGYTNVSVRAAGPYEFRAATQSENLTTTVYNATADVNEANVVGEREGPIEVTLEQSEVIEPDGANASNGTNGTDAPADPGNTTESPDAAENGSDAGGNASNGSTGGNGSNESGNASEANASALVGPVTQSTLRAGAA, translated from the coding sequence ATGAGTCAACCGACGGAGCGGGAGGACCGGTTGGCGTTCGACACGGACGCCCTCCTCGACCGGGCCCGCGAGTGGTATCACGTCCCGCTGCTCGCGCTCCTGTTCGTCTTCATGTTGTGGAACCGTGTGAGAACGTGGGAGAACTACACCAGAGGGGGCGACATCCTCTTCAGCGGGAACGACGCCTGGTACCACTTCCGCCAGACGAGTTTCACGGTGAGCAACTGGCCGTTCACGATGAACTTCGATCCGTGGACGTTCTTCCCGTACGGGACCGCCCCGGGGCAGTTCGGGACGCTGTTCGACCAGTTGATCGCCACGGTAGCCCTCGTCCTCGGTCTCGTCATGCCCCAGGAGCAGGCGACGGCGTTCGCGCTCCTGTTCGCCCCCGCCGTCTTCGGCACCCTCGTCGCCGTCCCCGCCTACTTCCTCGCCAAGCGCTTCGGGGGCCGCGCGGGCGGCGTCGTCGCCGTCACCGTCCTCGCGCTGACCCCCGGTGCGTTCCTCTTCCGGGGGCTGGTCGGCTGGTCGGACCACCACATTGCGGAGGTGTTCTTCCAGGTCCTCGCGATGCTCGGCGTGATGGTCGCGGTCACCGCCGCCGAGCGCGAGAAACCCGTCTTCGAACAGCTCTCGTCCCGCGAGTTCTCGACGCTCCGCCGGCCGCTCGGCTTCGCGGCCCTCGCGGGCGTCGCCATCGCGCTCTACATCTGGGTGTGGCCGCCCGGCATCTTCGTCGTCTCCGTCCTCGGACTGTTCTTCCTCGCCCACCTCATCGTCACGTTCCTCAAGGGCCACAGCCCGGAACACGTCGCCATCGTCGGCGTCGTCATGTTCCTCGTCGCGGGGGTGTTCTCTGCGGTCCGCATCACCAAGTTCGAGTTCACCGCGACCGACTTCTCGTTGCTCCAGCCGACGCTGTTCGTCCTGCTGGCCGGCGGACTGGCCGTCATGGCCGCACTCGCCCGGCGAGTCGAGGGGCGCGACGACGCGACCACCGTCTACGTCGGGGGCATCCTCGGGGCCATCGCCCTCGGGACGCTCCTGTTCGCCGTCGTCCTGCCCGACACGTTCTCGTTCTTCGTCGACCAGTCCCTCCGCATCTACGGGCTGGACGCCAACGCGAAGGTCCGGACGGTCAACGAGGCCCAGCCCATCCCGCTCGGACGGGCCAGTTCGTACTTCTTCGGCTCCTACGGGCTGGCGTTCTTCGCGGCCGTCGTCGGCGGCCTCGTCCTCCTCGGGCGCTACCTGCTCGACGACGACCCGCGCGGTGAGGCCCTCCTGCTCGTCCTCTGGGGGGCGATGATGGTGCTCGCGACGCTCACCCAGAACCGCTTTGGCTACTACCTCGCCGTCCCGGTGGGGGCGCTGACGGCGTACGTCGTCGCACAGGTCGTCGCCCTCGCGGACCTCGACACCGTCGGGAGCCTCTCGGACCTCGACGCCTCGCAGGTGATGACCATCGCAGTCATCGTCCTCATCGTCTTCGCCCCGTTCGTGGCCGTCACCGGCCCGCTGTTCCCGCAGTCCGGCGGCGTCGAACCCGGCGCGATATCCCTCCAGTCCGTCGAACGCGCGGAGAACAACGGTCCCGGCGAGGTCACCGCGTGGCAGGGCAGCCTGCAGTGGCTCTCGGAGAACACGCCGAAGGAAGGCCAGTACGCCAACCCCGACGGCGAGGCGATGCCGTACTACGAGAACTTCGGACAGACCGACGACTACGACTACCCCGAGGGAGCCTACGGGGTCATGGCGTGGTGGGACTACGGGCACTTCATCACCGTCGAGGGCCAGCGCATCCCCGACGCCAACCCGTTCCAGCAGGGGGCGACCCGTGCGGCGAACTTCCTGCTCGGCCAGAACGAGAGTCAGGCGAACGAGTACATGACCGTGGACAACGGGTCCAGCCGCTACGTGATGGTCGACTGGAAGCTCGCGGACCCGCGCTCGGGTAAGTACACCGCGCCGGCGAGTTTCGACACCATCGGCGTCAGCTCCGCCGACCTGCTCAGCGCCCGAATCTACACGCAGCGGTCCACGACCGAGGCCCCGCGGACTGCCCAACTCGTCCGCAGTCAGGATCACTACGAGAGCATGCGCGTCAGGCTCTACCGATTCCACGGGAGCGCTGCCGGCCCCACCCTCCCCAACGGGAAGGTGCTGGTCGTCGACTGGGAGACCCGACAGTTCACGGTCGGGAGCCAGACGACCCAACCGCTGGCCGCGGTCCCGTCCGACGGGCAGGTGTACAAGACCTTCGACAGTCTCGCCGCGGCCGAGGAGTACGTCCAGAACGACTCCACCTCGCAGATCGGCGGCCTCCCCGGCATCCCCGCCGAGCAGGTCGAGGCGCTCGAACACTACCGGCTGGTCCACGCGAGTGACGCCACCGCGGGCGGTGTCGGTCAGTGGGTCAAGACCTTCGAGCGCGTCGACGGAGCGACCGTCGAGGGGACCGGCCCCGCGAACACGACGGTCACGGCTCGCGTGCAGCTGCGGATTCCGGGGCCGGGGCAGAACTTCACCTACGTCCAGCAGGCCCAGACCGACGCACAGGGGCAGTTCACGATGACTCTGCCGTACTCGACGACCGGGTACGACGAGTGGGGGACCGAGGAGGGCTACACGAACGTGAGCGTCCGCGCGGCCGGCCCCTACGAGTTCCGCGCCGCCACGCAGAGCGAGAACCTCACCACGACGGTGTACAACGCGACGGCCGACGTGAACGAGGCGAACGTCGTCGGCGAGCGCGAGGGCCCCATCGAGGTGACCCTCGAACAGTCCGAGGTTATCGAACCGGACGGCGCGAACGCCAGCAACGGGACGAACGGCACCGACGCGCCCGCCGACCCCGGCAACACCACCGAGTCGCCGGACGCCGCGGAGAACGGCTCCGACGCGGGCGGGAACGCCTCGAACGGGTCGACCGGTGGGAACGGTTCGAACGAGTCCGGGAACGCGTCCGAGGCCAACGCGTCCGCGCTCGTCGGCCCGGTGACGCAGTCGACACTCCGCGCCGGGGCGGCCTGA
- a CDS encoding metal-dependent transcriptional regulator, translating into MLSAVMEDYLKTIYILQQETGERVSTSAIAERLGVTSPTVTSMLDKLGERGLVEREKYRGVELTPEGETVAIEVLRHHRLIEAYLAEALDYDWTDVHEEADRLEHHISERFEERIAEVLGDPTVDPHGDPIPRADLSAPEAVPGRRLDECEEGDRVVVQRVRHRTDEELRYLGKSGIEPGVTIEILEVAPFGMVTVAGPAGEQSLPAEVARLISVGAEAEVPQE; encoded by the coding sequence ATGCTCAGCGCCGTGATGGAGGACTACCTCAAGACGATCTACATCCTCCAGCAGGAGACGGGCGAACGAGTCTCCACGTCGGCCATCGCGGAACGCCTCGGCGTCACCTCGCCGACGGTCACGAGCATGCTGGACAAACTCGGCGAACGCGGCTTGGTCGAACGCGAGAAGTACCGTGGCGTCGAGTTGACGCCCGAGGGCGAGACGGTCGCCATCGAGGTGCTCAGACACCACCGGCTCATCGAGGCGTACCTGGCCGAGGCGCTGGACTACGACTGGACGGACGTCCACGAGGAGGCCGACCGCCTCGAACACCACATCAGCGAGCGCTTCGAGGAGCGCATCGCCGAGGTGCTCGGCGACCCGACGGTGGACCCCCACGGCGACCCCATCCCCCGCGCGGACCTCTCCGCGCCGGAGGCGGTGCCGGGGCGACGGCTGGACGAGTGCGAGGAGGGCGACCGCGTCGTCGTCCAGCGCGTCCGCCACCGGACGGACGAGGAACTGCGCTACCTCGGGAAGTCGGGCATCGAACCCGGCGTGACCATCGAGATACTCGAAGTCGCGCCGTTCGGAATGGTCACCGTCGCCGGGCCGGCGGGCGAACAGAGCCTCCCGGCCGAGGTGGCCCGCCTCATCAGCGTCGGGGCAGAGGCCGAGGTTCCACAGGAGTAG
- a CDS encoding NAD(P)-dependent oxidoreductase codes for MSHGSNSERTDRTEVGIVGVGRVGQWFVAKLVEAGYDPVVCDVDEDAVEAAVSKGATKAGSPAVLTEQVELVLLSLPGREVVERVMEGADGVLETLDAGQVVVDTGTTPPDVDLHYQSVCHDREAGYVDCGITHEGPGEFDDGLGPSYSMFVGGTREDYERARPVVEALSHGHEFYEGIGNGHLVKAANRLRQTCRAAVASEVCEFLTNNGVDPERVVDQLEWDIPAPYTDPEYLTTRGFDRALRTDDGDTEERGFRVDHRGVRPRLRTSDWANDPAYALDIARSSDTHVPMLTAADQSLRLAENYGRALVDRELSFGDEEWHPFHVAAVYRAVNRPQEEWRRLAGGKNDGGVDGDGDERN; via the coding sequence ATGTCACACGGTAGCAATAGCGAACGGACCGACCGAACGGAAGTCGGCATCGTCGGCGTCGGACGCGTCGGTCAGTGGTTCGTCGCGAAACTGGTCGAGGCGGGGTACGACCCGGTCGTCTGCGACGTGGACGAAGACGCCGTCGAGGCGGCGGTCTCGAAGGGCGCGACGAAAGCGGGGAGTCCCGCGGTACTCACCGAGCAAGTCGAACTCGTCCTGCTCTCGCTCCCCGGCCGGGAAGTGGTCGAACGGGTGATGGAGGGCGCGGATGGGGTTCTCGAGACGCTCGACGCCGGACAGGTCGTCGTCGACACGGGGACGACACCGCCGGACGTGGACCTCCACTATCAGTCGGTGTGTCACGACCGGGAGGCGGGCTACGTCGACTGCGGCATCACACACGAGGGGCCGGGCGAGTTCGACGACGGCCTCGGCCCCTCGTACTCGATGTTCGTCGGCGGGACCCGCGAGGACTACGAGCGTGCGAGACCTGTCGTCGAAGCCCTCTCGCACGGCCACGAGTTCTACGAGGGAATCGGGAACGGTCACCTCGTGAAGGCGGCGAACCGCCTCCGGCAGACCTGCCGGGCCGCCGTCGCGAGCGAGGTCTGCGAATTCCTCACGAACAACGGGGTCGACCCCGAACGCGTCGTCGACCAGTTGGAGTGGGACATCCCTGCCCCGTACACCGACCCCGAGTACCTCACGACGAGGGGGTTCGACCGCGCCCTCCGAACCGACGACGGCGACACGGAAGAACGCGGGTTCCGCGTCGACCACCGGGGCGTGAGACCCCGCCTTCGGACCTCAGACTGGGCGAACGACCCCGCGTACGCACTCGATATCGCCCGGTCGTCGGACACACACGTCCCGATGCTGACCGCCGCCGACCAGTCCCTCAGGCTGGCGGAGAACTACGGCAGGGCGCTCGTGGACCGCGAGTTGTCCTTCGGCGACGAGGAGTGGCACCCGTTCCACGTGGCCGCCGTCTACCGGGCGGTGAACCGGCCGCAGGAGGAGTGGCGACGGCTGGCCGGGGGAAAGAACGACGGTGGGGTGGACGGCGACGGCGACGAACGGAACTGA
- a CDS encoding outer membrane protein assembly factor BamB family protein, with product MRIRTVVAVLCVVLALSGAALVAVLGGGGSLEERWVSDTARDNRVNHHAVGADGGLVVAPVGEPGGTEGIGEFSCVLVRLDPASGGTLWRYGVPPANCTLHSLTEPAIADVDGDGVREVLAASTEGVLFSLDADSGEEEFRVNLSSFGYARPTVADVTDDSTPEVVVSDIDGQVSVVRGDGSVVWRRALGAGVYHAPTVADVDADGVREVVVGAANRTVALDAGTGDLRWSVPLGSEHYEAAQADDDPALELVTTRLGTVRALDGADGRVEWTTNLSGTPVVRTVADGDGDGRAEAYVSYSENRVAALDARTGEVEWTTQLSADSRLNAPGPVLGDVDGDRDRELAVAAHDGAVSVLDPATGEQLATYDRDVPIWTHVTLTDLDGDGDSEVLVRYGDGRVVALDYRTGTL from the coding sequence ATGCGGATTCGGACCGTCGTGGCCGTCCTGTGCGTCGTCCTCGCCCTCTCGGGCGCCGCGCTGGTCGCCGTCCTCGGCGGCGGCGGGAGCCTCGAGGAACGCTGGGTGAGCGACACCGCCCGCGACAACCGGGTGAACCACCACGCCGTCGGCGCCGACGGCGGACTCGTCGTCGCCCCCGTAGGAGAACCGGGCGGCACCGAGGGAATCGGCGAGTTCTCCTGTGTGCTGGTGCGCCTCGACCCGGCGAGCGGGGGCACGCTGTGGCGCTACGGCGTCCCGCCGGCGAACTGCACGCTCCACTCGCTGACGGAACCGGCCATCGCGGACGTCGACGGCGACGGCGTCCGCGAGGTGCTGGCCGCGAGCACCGAAGGGGTGCTGTTCTCGCTCGACGCCGACTCGGGCGAGGAGGAGTTCCGCGTGAACCTCTCGTCGTTCGGCTACGCCCGGCCCACGGTGGCCGACGTGACCGACGACTCGACGCCAGAGGTGGTCGTCAGCGACATCGACGGACAGGTCTCGGTCGTTCGGGGGGACGGCAGCGTGGTCTGGCGGCGCGCCCTCGGGGCGGGCGTCTACCACGCGCCGACCGTCGCCGACGTGGACGCCGACGGCGTCCGGGAGGTGGTCGTCGGCGCGGCCAACCGGACCGTCGCTCTCGACGCCGGGACCGGGGACCTTCGCTGGTCGGTCCCCCTCGGGTCCGAACACTACGAGGCGGCGCAGGCCGACGACGACCCGGCCCTCGAACTCGTGACGACGCGTCTCGGGACCGTCCGCGCGCTGGACGGGGCCGACGGGCGCGTCGAGTGGACGACGAACCTCTCGGGGACGCCGGTCGTCCGGACGGTTGCGGACGGCGATGGAGACGGGCGCGCGGAGGCGTACGTCAGCTACAGCGAGAACCGCGTCGCGGCTCTCGACGCCCGGACAGGAGAGGTGGAGTGGACGACACAGTTGTCGGCGGACTCGCGGCTGAACGCCCCCGGGCCGGTGCTGGGGGACGTAGACGGGGACCGGGACCGGGAACTCGCCGTCGCCGCCCACGATGGCGCCGTGAGCGTCCTCGACCCGGCGACGGGCGAGCAACTGGCGACCTACGACCGCGACGTGCCCATCTGGACGCACGTCACGCTCACGGACCTCGACGGGGACGGTGACAGCGAGGTGCTCGTCCGGTACGGTGACGGGCGCGTGGTGGCCCTCGACTACCGGACGGGGACGCTGTAA
- a CDS encoding DUF368 domain-containing protein — MAGRELVGVYLKGIAMGAADAVPGVSGGTIALITGIYERLITAITELDPTAIALLPGVASASGRARLRERLVAMDVPFLMALGFGIVTALITVSRAVHYAEETAPALLFAFFFGLIAASAVILRDEVSVDGPSRLAAGIAGFGLAFVLAGEVSGALPHTLPVVGLAGAIAICAMILPGISGALILLLLGQYLFLTETLSGFVDTLLGVAGGTDVGALIEPGTVVVVFVLGAMVGLFSIAHAVKYALRHYREATLTFLVALMVGALRYPAEQVLTNVETWSAGTSAAILGAAVVGAALVVGIDHVTGDIDLDGEPDERPAPTVK, encoded by the coding sequence ATGGCCGGACGTGAACTCGTCGGCGTCTACCTGAAGGGCATCGCCATGGGTGCGGCCGACGCCGTGCCCGGCGTCTCCGGGGGTACCATCGCCCTCATCACGGGCATCTACGAGCGACTCATCACGGCCATCACGGAACTCGACCCGACGGCCATCGCGCTCCTGCCCGGCGTCGCCAGCGCATCCGGGCGCGCCCGCCTCCGCGAGCGACTCGTGGCGATGGACGTGCCGTTCCTGATGGCGCTCGGGTTCGGCATCGTCACCGCCCTCATCACCGTCTCGCGGGCGGTCCACTACGCCGAGGAGACGGCCCCGGCGCTCCTGTTCGCGTTCTTCTTCGGCCTCATCGCGGCGAGCGCCGTCATCCTCCGCGACGAGGTGTCGGTCGACGGGCCGTCGCGCCTCGCCGCCGGTATCGCGGGGTTCGGCCTCGCGTTCGTACTCGCGGGGGAGGTGTCGGGGGCGCTCCCGCACACCCTCCCCGTCGTCGGCCTCGCCGGTGCCATCGCCATCTGCGCGATGATTCTGCCCGGCATCTCGGGGGCGCTCATCCTCCTGTTGCTCGGGCAGTACCTCTTCCTGACCGAGACGCTCTCGGGGTTCGTCGACACGCTCCTCGGCGTCGCCGGGGGGACCGACGTGGGCGCGCTGATCGAACCCGGCACCGTCGTCGTCGTGTTCGTTCTCGGGGCGATGGTCGGCCTGTTCTCTATCGCCCACGCCGTGAAGTACGCGCTCCGGCACTACCGGGAGGCGACGCTCACCTTCCTCGTCGCACTGATGGTCGGGGCGCTGCGCTACCCGGCGGAGCAGGTGCTCACGAACGTCGAGACGTGGTCGGCGGGAACCAGCGCCGCCATCCTCGGCGCCGCCGTCGTCGGTGCCGCTCTCGTCGTCGGCATCGACCACGTGACCGGCGACATCGACCTCGACGGCGAACCCGACGAGCGGCCTGCGCCGACCGTCAAGTAA
- a CDS encoding ribonuclease H-like domain-containing protein, with protein sequence MRIENSFIPVRGVGEATERNLWERGITHWDDFDPSAVGEKTGERIESFISEGRERLAAGDVRYFDEAFPSGQQWRLYENFREDACFFDIETTGLSHYRDDVTTVSLHRDGETRTFVNDPDPVVGEPLTREAVLSALGDAPLLVTFNGKRFDVPFLEATFECTLDAPHIDLMYPCKQLGLSGGLKQIEKDVGIERDRPDISGRDAVRLWREYERGSTDSLETLVDYNRADTVNLRTLMDDVAGSLHEQTFL encoded by the coding sequence GTGCGAATCGAGAACAGTTTCATCCCCGTCAGGGGCGTCGGGGAGGCGACCGAACGGAACCTCTGGGAGCGAGGCATCACCCACTGGGACGACTTCGACCCGAGCGCCGTGGGGGAGAAGACGGGCGAGCGCATCGAGTCGTTCATCAGCGAGGGGCGAGAGCGCCTCGCGGCGGGCGACGTACGCTACTTCGACGAGGCGTTCCCCTCCGGCCAGCAGTGGCGACTGTACGAGAACTTCCGCGAGGACGCCTGCTTCTTCGACATCGAGACGACCGGCCTCTCACACTACCGCGACGACGTGACGACGGTGAGCCTCCACCGCGACGGCGAGACGCGCACGTTCGTCAACGACCCCGACCCGGTCGTCGGCGAACCGCTCACCCGCGAGGCGGTCCTGTCGGCGCTGGGCGACGCCCCCCTGCTCGTGACGTTCAACGGCAAGCGCTTCGACGTCCCCTTCCTCGAAGCGACCTTCGAGTGCACGCTCGACGCCCCCCACATCGACCTCATGTACCCCTGCAAGCAACTGGGGTTGTCGGGCGGCCTGAAGCAGATCGAGAAGGACGTCGGCATCGAGCGCGACCGACCGGACATCTCCGGGCGCGACGCGGTGCGCCTCTGGCGGGAGTACGAGCGTGGTTCGACGGACTCGCTGGAGACGCTCGTCGATTACAACCGCGCGGACACCGTCAATCTCCGGACGCTCATGGACGACGTCGCCGGGTCGCTCCACGAGCAGACGTTCCTCTGA
- the cutA gene encoding divalent-cation tolerance protein CutA, with translation MPTAYVTAPAEAATDLARTLVEERLAACVNAVDCRSTYRWEGEVVEEEEVLLLAKTTDERYPDLAARVAELHPYDVPCIERFEESDLSADFAAWREESVA, from the coding sequence ATGCCGACCGCGTACGTCACGGCTCCGGCCGAGGCCGCCACCGACCTCGCCAGAACGCTCGTCGAGGAGCGACTCGCCGCCTGCGTCAACGCCGTCGACTGTCGCTCCACCTACCGCTGGGAGGGCGAGGTGGTCGAAGAGGAGGAGGTGCTCCTGCTGGCGAAGACGACCGACGAGCGGTACCCCGACCTCGCCGCACGGGTCGCTGAACTCCACCCCTACGATGTGCCCTGCATCGAACGCTTCGAGGAGTCCGACCTGTCCGCCGACTTCGCGGCGTGGCGCGAGGAGTCGGTCGCCTGA
- a CDS encoding metal-dependent hydrolase: protein MELTWHGHSTWYVEVGDTTMLIDPFFDNPKTSLDPSDVEDPDFLLLTHAHQDHIAHAGEFTDATVAATPELCGFVADEMGLDDHVGGMGMNLGGTVECGDAYVTMHRADHTNGANTGYEYDVGMPAGFVISDTKPTQMADEDSTTFYHAGDTGLMTEMREVIGPYLEPDAAAVPIGDHFTMGPWQAAIAVDWLNVDHAFPMHYDTFPPIEQDPEDFAREVEAAGSSAEVHALEGDETFTLE, encoded by the coding sequence ATGGAACTCACCTGGCACGGCCACTCGACGTGGTACGTCGAAGTCGGCGACACGACGATGCTCATCGACCCGTTCTTCGACAACCCGAAGACCTCGCTCGACCCGAGCGACGTGGAGGACCCCGACTTCCTCCTGCTCACGCACGCCCACCAGGACCACATCGCCCACGCGGGCGAGTTCACGGACGCCACCGTGGCCGCGACGCCCGAGCTCTGTGGCTTCGTCGCCGACGAGATGGGCCTCGACGACCACGTCGGCGGGATGGGGATGAACCTCGGCGGGACCGTCGAGTGCGGCGACGCCTACGTGACGATGCACCGCGCCGACCACACGAACGGCGCGAACACGGGCTACGAGTACGACGTGGGGATGCCCGCCGGCTTCGTCATCAGCGACACGAAGCCGACGCAGATGGCCGACGAGGACTCGACGACGTTCTACCACGCGGGCGACACCGGCCTGATGACCGAGATGCGCGAGGTCATCGGCCCGTACCTCGAACCCGACGCCGCGGCCGTCCCCATCGGCGACCACTTCACGATGGGGCCGTGGCAGGCCGCCATCGCGGTCGACTGGCTGAACGTCGACCACGCCTTCCCGATGCACTACGACACGTTCCCGCCCATCGAACAGGACCCCGAGGACTTCGCCCGCGAGGTGGAGGCCGCAGGCTCCAGCGCCGAGGTCCACGCCCTGGAGGGCGACGAGACGTTCACGCTCGAATAG
- a CDS encoding HEWD family protein translates to MVTITPPTERTCERCGRSDRWDDDAGTWLIDGEAGDPYCLHEWDINGTYNPVGEAP, encoded by the coding sequence ATGGTCACTATCACCCCCCCGACCGAACGCACCTGCGAACGCTGTGGCCGGTCCGACCGCTGGGACGACGACGCCGGGACGTGGCTCATCGACGGCGAGGCGGGCGACCCCTACTGCCTCCACGAGTGGGACATCAACGGGACGTACAACCCGGTCGGCGAAGCCCCCTGA